The sequence ccaaataggTTGAGGCTTATCGATTTCGCTGGGTCCGGAAATGTGGtcatctgtagtactagattccagcataagaaaattcatcaagctacctgactgTGTAAACCACTGCTTACACAGGATTTTGATTGTTTGAAGTTCTCTGCTAGAACATTGTCTGCTATCAATCcaccagagaacgtttatcatataAATATCATATCAACCAGAAACGTAACGTACGCCATTTCACTCGCCACTGAAACATTCTGGCAACTACGAATTGTGGTGTCTGCTTGATTCTGACAGTTAATCGTCAATTCGGTTTTATTCTGACATCCGTGTTCATGATATTAGAAAGTTCTCATTGAAACAATGTGAAATTGCAAACAGAacttattatttgtatttataaaattcttaaattaaacttttaatatGTCGAAAATCTTTACTCCAACAAACCAGATACGTCTTACAAATGTAGCAGTTGTAAGACTAAAAAAAAGTGGCAAACGATTTGAAATTGcttgttacaaaaacaaagtactATCCTGGCGGAATAACACGTAAGTATGAGGAGAAATAGTCTGCTTATTTGTAAcgtctttatttcttttattcaatTCTATATTCAGAGAAAAAGATATTGACGAGGTTCTTCAGACGCACACTGTTTTCACAAATGTGTCCAAAGGGCAAGCTGCAAAAAAGGAAGAACTAATCAAAGCATTTGGAAAGTCTGATGAAACCGAAGTATGCAAGGAGATTTTAGCAAAAGGAGAACTCCAAGTGTCTGAGAAAGAACGACAATCTGTTTTAGATGCCCAATTAAATAGCATTATAAACAGTGTGGCAGCGTTATGTGTTAATCCCGAAACTCGCCGACCCTATCCAGCAACCATTATTGAAAAAGCGTTGAAGGATGCCCATTTCTCCattaaaatgaacaaaaatgcAAAGCAACAAACACTGGATGCTATAAAATTACTACGTGAGCATATACCATTAGAGCGCTCACGTATGAAGCTCCGTGTGTCTTTTGCTGGTAAAGAAGGAGGCCATCGGCTAAAAGAGTCTGTTACTAAATTAGCTACTAAAGTTGAGCATGAAGA is a genomic window of Bactrocera dorsalis isolate Fly_Bdor unplaced genomic scaffold, ASM2337382v1 BdCtg166, whole genome shotgun sequence containing:
- the LOC105225620 gene encoding ribosome maturation protein SBDS — translated: MSKIFTPTNQIRLTNVAVVRLKKSGKRFEIACYKNKVLSWRNNTEKDIDEVLQTHTVFTNVSKGQAAKKEELIKAFGKSDETEVCKEILAKGELQVSEKERQSVLDAQLNSIINSVAALCVNPETRRPYPATIIEKALKDAHFSIKMNKNAKQQTLDAIKLLREHIPLERSRMKLRVSFAGKEGGHRLKESVTKLATKVEHEEWDDATLHMTLLIDPGNYRVIDDLIRNETRGKGLVELIELKEVVENEEIF